In Phragmites australis chromosome 17, lpPhrAust1.1, whole genome shotgun sequence, the following are encoded in one genomic region:
- the LOC133897398 gene encoding putative CBL-interacting protein kinase 27 has translation MEDVGVDGKSVLQGRYELGRVLGHGNFGRVYAARDMRTGRGVAVKVVAKDKVERAGMAEQIKREIAVMKMVSHPNIVELHEVMATRSKIYFALELVRGGELFARIVRTGRVREDVARRYFRQLVSAVDFCHGRGVYHRDLKPENLLLDEAGNLKVADFGLSALAGHARPDGLLHTACGTPAFVAPEVLGGKGYDGSKADIWSCGVILYVLLVGGLPFHDDNLMIMYRKMQRGEFLCPPWVSADARKLIGELLDPNPSTRITVAGLVETPWFQKTSAVPAPLTEPAPSPSPEARGGSAEGDKEEPEALNAFHLISLCEGFDLSPLFDQGRGAGRSRAGRLRFATREPASGVVSRLESLATSGRGGMRVTKSGARWVRLEAVSRGRTGARLAVAAEIFSVAPSVLVVDVKKDGGDTTEYRLFCSEELRPALKDIVWASGDPPAAI, from the coding sequence ATGGAGGATGTGGGGGTCGACGGGAAGAGCGTGTTGCAGGGGCGGTACGAGCTGGGGCGGGTGCTGGGGCACGGCAACTTCGGGCGGGTGTACGCGGCGCGGGACATGCGCACGGGAAGGGGCGTCGCGGTGAAGGTGGTGGCCAAGGACAAGGTGGAGCGCGCGGGCATGGCGGAGCAGATCAAGCGGGAGATCgcggtgatgaagatggtgtcCCACCCGAACATCGTCGAGCTGCACGAGGTGATGGCCACGCGCTCCAAGATCTACTTTGCTCTCGAGCTCGTGCGCGGTGGGGAGCTCTTCGCCCGCATCGTGCGCACCGGACGCGTCCGGGAGGACGTCGCGCGGAGGTACTTCCGTCAGCTCGTCTCCGCGGTGGATTTCTGCCACGGCCGCGGGGTATACCACCGCGACCTCAAGCCTGAGAATCTGCTCCTCGACGAGGCCGGCAACCTCAAGGTCGCCGACTTTGGGCTCAGCGCGCTAGCTGGACACGCCCGCCCCGATGGGCTCCTCCACACCGCTTGCGGCACGCCGGCCTTTGTCGCCCCCGAGGTGCTCGGCGGGAAGGGCTACGACGGCTCCAAGGCCGACATCTGGTCCTGCGGCGTCATCCTCTACGTGCTCCTCGTCGGCGGCCTGCCGTTCCACGACGACAACCTCATGATCATGTACCGGAAGATGCAGCGCGGCGAGTTCCTCTGCCCGCCGTGGGTCTCCGCGGACGCTCGGAAGCTGATTGGCGAGCTACTGGACCCCAACCCGAGCACCCGCATCACCGTCGCCGGCCTCGTCGAGACGCCGTGGTTCCAGAAGACGTCGGCCGTCCCGGCGCCCCTCACGGAGCCCGCGCCCTCGCCGTCCCCGGAAGCGCGCGGCGGCAGCGCCGAAGGCGACAAGGAAGAGCCCGAGGCGCTGAACGCCTTCCACCTCATCTCCCTCTGCGAGGGCTTCGACCTTTCGCCGCTGTTCGATCAAGGGCGCGGGGCCGGGAGGTCGCGCGCGGGCAGGCTCCGTTTCGCGACGCGTGAGCCAGCGAGCGGCGTGGTCTCCCGTCTGGAGTCGCTGGCCACCTCCGGCCGCGGGGGCATGCGCGTGACGAAGAGCGGCGCGCGATGGGTGCGGCTGGAGGCCGTGTCGCGAGGGCGCACGGGGGCGCGCCTTGCCGTGGCCGCAGAGATCTTCAGCGTGGCACCGTCGGTGCTCGTGGTGGACGTGAAGAAGGACGGCGGCGACACGACGGAGTACCGGTTGTTCTGCAGCGAGGAGCTTCGGCCGGCGCTCAAGGACATCGTCTGGGCTTCCGGCGACCCCCCGGCTGCCATTTGA